AGAGAAAATTATGAATACTCGTTTGATAACTTTGTTAAAGGGGATTCAAATATTCAAGCATACATGGCTTCGAAAGCTGTCGCAAGTGATTTAGGAAGAAAATGAAACCCACTATTTATTTATGGGGATTCAGGATTAGGAAAAACCCATTTAATAAAAGGGATTGAATATTTTGTTAAAACCGAGAAAAATTCAAAAGAATATCGTGTTAAGTACACCACAAGTGAGGAATTTGGGAAGTTAGTTGTTGATATTATTTCTCAAGGACACAACTCAATCGAGCAATTTGAAAAAAATTATGAAGAATACGATGTTTTATTAATTGATGATATCCAGTTTTTAGCCAACCGCGGGAAAACTAATGAAATATTTTTTAGAATATTCAACAGTTTTATCAACAATAAGAAGCAAATTGTTTTTACATCCGATAAATATCCAGAAGAGTTAAATGGTTTTGATCAAAGAATGATTACGCGTTTTACTTCGGGTTTAAGCGTTGGAATCACAACTCCAGACTTTGAAACTGCGATCGGGATTATTAATAAAGAACTTGATTTGCAACACATTTCAATTACTGATGAGGCCAAAGGTTATATTGCAACCTACTTTAGCTCTGATGTGCGAAAAATAAAAGGGACAATAAATAAGATTTTATTCTGAACAATCCAGAATAACTCAGGTGAATTAATTACCCTAGATCATGTTACAAATATTTTTAAGGATGTTCCAGTAATCTCAATCGGTAAAATGAACACAAGAAAAATAAAGGAAGTTGTGGCAGAAAAATTCGGAGTAACTGTGAAGATGATTGATGGGAAGTCTAGAATAGCTAACCTGGTTAACGCAAGACATTTAGCTATGTACTTAACAAAGTTACTTTTAAATCATAACTTAAGCGTAATTGGGAGTGAATTTGGAGGTAAGGACCATACAACCGTAATTAATGCTGTTCAAAACGTTGAAAATAAGATTTCAAAGGATAAAGAATACAAAAGAATGGTAGAACAAATCAAGAAATCGCTGACTTTAAAGTAGTTTGTTGATAAGTTTAAAGTTCTGTGAATTGATAAGGTTGATTAGTTCTGGTTTTAAATGCTTAGGGTTTGTTTTCCACATATCCGCAGCATAATAATAACAATAAATAATAATTTAAATAGGGGGTAAATATGAATTTTAAAATAAATAAAAGTGTCTTGTTAGATGAATTAATTAAAGTTTCAAAAATTATTGATTACAAGACTCTAAATCCGGTTCTACTTGGAACTTTAATAGAAGTTGGTGTTGATGAAATTAGCTTTATCACAAGTGATGGGTCTATTTCAATAAAATCAGTTGTTAACAAAAAAGACTCAGGGTTAGATATAACTCAAGCTGGTTCAATTCTGATTAAAGGTAAATATTTAATTGAGATATTGAAAAGATCTGATGACAAGTTCGTAGAGATAATTTTAGTCGAAAATAATATCATAAAGATAAATGGAGTTAATGCTGAATTCCAATTAAATATCTTAAATAAAGAGGATTATCCATTATTAGGATTTAGAGAAAAAGGAAATGAATTTACTATCAAAGGAAGCGTCTTGAAAAAAGCTATGATGCAAACTATGATTTCAATTGATGAGTTTAACAAAAAGATTTCATTAACAGGATTAAATTTTAACTTCAAAAAAAATGAGTTATTTATTTCAGGTACAGATTCGTATCGTTTATCTCAGAAAAAAATTTTATTTGAAAAAGAAGTTGAAAATCTAGATATTAATATTCCAATCAAAACTATTAGTGAATTTATTAAAATCATCAATGATAAAGATAATGTTAGATTTATTCAATCTGATGGTTATGTTACTTTTATTTTTGGTAATACTATTTTCCAATCAACAATTCTTGAAGGTCAATTTCCAGATATCAATGCTGCTTTCCCAAAAGACTTTAATTCAATCATAACTTTAGGAAACAAAGAATTTAGTAAAGTAATAAGTCGTGCAGATATTCCAAATGAAGAAAGTCCTTCAACAGTTGTTAATTTTAAACTTCAAGGGGATACAATTTGAGTTCGCTCAAATATTCACCAAATCGGGAATTTTGAAGAGAAATTTAAAGAATTTGATTTAAAAGGCTTAGATGAACAAAATATTAGTTTTAACTCGAAGTACTTCATGGATGCTGTTAAAACTTTTGATACTAAAGTATTGGAATTAAAAATTATTGATAATAAAAAACCGATTGTAATTACTTCTCCAGAAGAACCAGATTTAGTTCAATTAGTTTTACCAATGTTTATTAATTAATATATCGTTTTATGAGCTTTTATTAGGCTTTTTAGGAGTTTTTTCATTTAAATTGAGGAGATATATTATTAATTAGATAAAAGACTATCACAGAGGTTATTTAAGGTATAAAAATGCTATAATTAAAGGTGTAGAAATGAGGTTTCAATCGTGGAACAAAAATATAGTTCATCTTCGATTCAAGTGCTAAAAGGACTTGAAGCTGTTCGAAAAAGACCAGGAATGTATATTGGAGCAACAAATGAAGTTGGATTACATCACCTAATTTGAGAAATCATTGATAACTCAATAGATGAAACTCTTGCAGGATTTGCAAATACAATAACAGTTGTAATAACTGATAATAATGAAATTATCGTAAAAGATAACGGGCGAGGAATACCAATAGATATTCACCCAGACACAAAAAAAAGCGCTCTAGAAACTGTCTTCACTGTTTTACATGCCGGAGGTAAATTTAGCTCGGATACTTATAAAATATCAGGAGGACTTCATGGGGTTGGTGCGTCTGTTGTTAATGCCTTGAGTTTATACGTTGAGGTTATGGTCTTAAGAGATAATAAAATTCACCGTCAAGTTTTTAGTGATGGGGGAACTAAGATTTCAACAATGGAGGTAATTGGACAAACTGATGTTCAAGGTACTTTAGTTAAATTTAAACCAGATCCAGAAATATTTAAACAAACTATTGATTTTGATTTTAAAACTATTCAAAATAAGTTAAAACAAATGGCTTTCTTAAATCGTGGAGTAACAATTAATTTATACGATCAAAGATCGGATAAAGAAATTTCTTACAATTTTGAAAACGGAATTGAAGACTATGTAACAGAAATTAATAGTGGTAAAAATAAAATTAATGATACTGTTTTTTCGGTTAATGAGACTTTTAATGATATTGTTATTGAATTTGCAATGCAATACAACGATACTTATTCTGAAAACCTATATTCATTCTGTAATAATATTTTTACAAGTGAAGGGGGAACTCATGAGGAGGGACTTCGTCAAGCAATGGTTAAAGTTATCAATAATTACTTAAATGAGAGTACAAAGAATTTAAAAAAAACTAAATTCACCTGAGATGACATCAAAGAAGGAATCGTTTGTGTTCTTTCAATAAAGCATATGGATCCTCAATTTGAAGGTCAAACTAAATCTAAACTTTCAAACCAAGATGCCAAAGAAGCTGTGAACCAAATAATTAGTGAAAAGTTAAAGGACTTCTTACTTAAAAATCCTGAAGATAGTAAAAAAATTATTGAGAAAAATATGCTTTCTCAAAAAGCTAGAATTGCTGCTATGCGTGCTCGTGAAGACACAAGAAGAAAATCAGCATTAGATAATTTTTCTCTTCCAGGTAAATTGGCTGACTGCGAATCTAAGGATGCTGACTTGTGTGAACTTTATTTAGTCGAAGGGGATTCTGCGGGTGGTAGTGCCAAAACTGGTCGAAACCGAAAATATCAAGCAATCCTTCCTTTAAGAGGTAAAGTTTTAAACGTTGAAAAAGTAAAAGAAGGAAGAGCATTTGAAAATACTGAAATTCAATCAATTGTTACAGCAATCGGAACTGGAATCAAAGATAATCTTGATCTTGAGAAAATTAGATATAAAAAAATTATCATAATGACAGATGCTGACGTTGATGGCGCTCACATTAGAACTTTGCTTTTAACATTTTTTTATCGTTATATGAATAAAATTGTTAAAAATGGAAATATCTATGTGGCCCAACCACCTCTTTATAAAATTGAAGCTGGTAAAAAAAGCGCCTATGCTTACAACGACCAAGAATTGGAAGTTTTAAAAGCAGAACAATTTAAAGACACTAAATATACAATTCAAAGATACAAAGGGTTAGGTGAAATGGACCCGATTCAACTTTGAGAAACAACAATGGATCCTGAAAGAAGAACAATACTGCAAATTAAAGCAACTGACTCATTTTTAGATAATGAAGTCTTTTCAAGTCTAATGGGTGAAAATATTGAAAGTCGTAGAAAATTTATTACTGACAATGCTCAGTTTGTGGAAAATTTAGATTTTTAGAAAATAATTAAAAAAAGATAAGAGGTTAAAATATGAGTGAAAAAAACCTTGACGGTAAAGTTATTGGGATGGACATAAAAACGGAAATGCAAAAGGACTTTCTAGAATACGCAATGAGCGTTATAGTTAGTCGTGCACTTCCAGATTTAAAAGATGGTCTAAAACCAGTTCATAGAAGAATTATTTATGCGATGAATGACTTGGGAATTACTCACGACAAACCGCATAAAAAATCTGCAAGAATTGTCGGGGAAGTTATTGGTAAGTATCACCCCCATGGAGATAGTTCAGTTTATGAAGCAATGGTTAGAATGGCACAAGATTTCTCATATCGTTACCCACTAGTAGATGGTCATGGTAACTTTGGTTCAATTGATGGTGATGGAGCGGCTGCGATGCGTTATACTGAAGCGCGTCTTTCAAAAGTATCTAGTCTTGTAATTAAAGATATTGAAATGGATACAATTCCATTTATTGACAACTATGATGCTAGTGAAATTGAACCAGCATACCTACCAGGTTATTTACCAAATCTCTTGGCAAACGGTGCTACTGGAATCGCTGTTGGGATGGCAACAAATATCCCACCACATAATTTAAGAGAATTAATTGGTGCAGTTATTGCTTATATTAATGATAATGAAATTACAATCGATGGATTACTAGAATATATTAAAGGACCTGATTTTCCAACAGGGGCTTTAATGACAAATGGTAAGTCGATGGTTGATGGATATAAAACTGGTCGTGGGAGTTTAACTATACGATCTAAAATTACCATCGATGAAGATAACAAAAATAAAAGATTAATAATTACAGAAATTCCTTATCAGACTAATAAAGCTAGAGTAATTGAAAGAATTGCAGAATTAGCTAAAAATAAAATTATTCAAGGAATCTCAGACTTAAGAGATGAATCTAACTACGAAGGAATTCGTGTTGTTATTGAATTAAAAAGAGATGCTAATGCTGAAATGGTTATTAATAAACTTTATAAAATGACAAATCTTCAAATTAACTTCTCAATTAACATGGTAGCCTTAAATAATGGTGTTCCATTGTTAATGGATTTGAAAAAAATAATTAGTAATTATGTAAAATATCAGATTCAAATAATTTTAAGAAGAACAATATTTGAAAAAAACAAACTTCAAAAGAAACTTCATATTTTAACAGCTCTGGGAATTGCCTTAGATAATATTGATAAGATTATTGAAATAATACGAAACTCTAAGACTAACGAAATTGCTAAAGAAAAGATGACTCAAGCATTTGGCTTTGACGAAGAACAAAATAAAGCAATTTTAGAAATGCGTCTTCAAAGACTAGTTGGACTAGAACGAGAGAAAATTAATAATGAAATTATTGAAATTAAAAATCGCATTAGTGTTCTAGAAAAAATCATTGCAAGTAAAGAGGAACAAAATTTAGTTCTGGTAAACCAGTTAAATGAAATTGCTCAAAAATATGGAGATGATCGTCGTACTGAAATTATTGATGAAATTTCAACTGAAATTGATAACGAAGAATTAATTGTTGATACACAGATGATCATTACTTTATCACAAGAAGGTTACATTCGTCGAATCGAACCAAATGATTTTAAAATTCAAAAACGTGGTGGTCGAGGAATTATCGTTAACGATCGTGAAAGTGATCCTATCACTGTTGCGACAATGGGAAAAACAAAAGACAACTTGATGTTCTTTACTGATACTGGTAAAGTCTACAAAATCAAAGCTTATAATGTCGCACAGTTCTCAAGAACTGCAAGAGGATTACCAATTATAAATTATATAAATATAACAACTGATGAAAAGGTTACCTCAATTCTAGCTTTTAGAGATAAGAAGAAAAAACACAACTTCTTAACCTTTGTGACTAAAAACGGAATCGTTAAAAAAACCCCAATCGAAGAATTTGACTTAATTAACCAGTCAGGTAAAATTGCAATCAAATTAAAAGAAGGCGATGAGTTAATTTCTGTAATTCCTTCTAATGGAGAAAATGATTTAATCATTGGAACCCACAGAGGGAAGGTAACCAGAATTAGTGAAGAAAACGTAAATACACTTTCACGTAATTCGCTTGGGGTTAAAGGAATCAGTTTAGACAAAGATGATTATGTCATTGGATCTTGTTCTAATTTTGGAAGTGATTTAATTTCAACTATTTCAGAAAAAGGAAGCGCCAAGAAAACCAAGGTTGAGGAATATAAAATTTTAGGGAGAAATTCTAAAGGTGTTAAAGCCATGAACTTGGGTGAAAAAACCGGGGGTCTGAGATCTATTATTTCAATAAGAGAATCTGACACTATTGTCATGATTTCTTCGAAAGGTAATATGATTAAAATTCCAGTAACAGAATTACCATTACTATCTAGAAACACTCAAGGAGTTAAAGGCTTTAGATTAAACGAAAATGAAATTATTACTGCTGTAACACTTGAATGAAATAAAAATAATTAGGGAGAAAAAAATGTTAGATATAAATAAAATCGAAGCGGAAACCGAATATTACATCAAACAACTTAATAAAAGAAATGCCGATTTTTCAAAACCATTAAAAGAAGTTGTTAAAAAAAATGTCCTAAGAAAAGAGTTGTTAAAAAAAGTTGAAGAACACAAAGCTGAAAAAAATCGACTTTCAAAAATTATCCCATCTTTGATGAAGGACAATAAATTAAAAGAAGTTGAAAATTGTAAGAGTGAAGTTTCAAAAATTAATATTCAAATTGACAAGCTTGATAAAGAAATTAGTGAACTGGAAAATCAAATTAATACTTCAATGCTAAACATTCCAAACATTCCACATGACAAAATCTTTGATGGAAAAGATGAAGAGGAAAATATTGAAGTTAAAAAGAACAACTTAATGCCAATCAAAAAACACGATGTTTCACATTGAGATATTGCAACTAAGTTTAATATTGCAGATTTTGATTTAGGACCAAAAATATCTGGTTCACGTTTCGTTGTTTACAAAAATACTGGAGCCAAAATGGTTCGTGCAATTACTGATGTTTTGTTATCACATCATTCAAAAAATGGTTACCAAGAATTCTACTTACCATTACTGGTTAATGAAATAAACATGATTGGAACAGGTCAATTACCAAAATTTGCAGAGGATGCTTATAAAGTTGGAGATCAATATTTAATCCCAACAGCAGAAGTACCGCTAACAAATATTCACAGAGACGAAATAATTAATGCCGATCTACTACCATTAAAATACACAGCCTACACTCAATGTTTTAGACAAGAAGCTGGAAGTGCGGGAAGAGATACAAAAGGATTGATTAGACTTCACCAATTCAACAAGGTAGAGTTAGTTAAAATAGTTCATCCTAATGAGTCGATGAATGAGCTTGAGAAACTTTTAAAAGACGCCGAAGATATCTTAAATCTATTCAAACTACCTTACAGAGTTGTTGAACTATGTAGTGGTGATATTGGGTTCAGTGCTACTAAGACATATGACTTAGAAGTTTGATTCCCAAGTCAAAACAAATATCGTGAAATTTCCTCTTGTTCAAATTGCTCAGACTTTCAAGCAAGAAGAATGAAAACTAGATTTAAGGGTGAAAAAGGAAATGAATTTGTTCATACTTTAAACGGATCAGGTTTAGCAATTGACAGACTAATTGCAGCCATCCTTGAGAATTATTTTGAAGATGACAAGTTAAGAATACCCGATGTTTTAAAACCTTACTTTGAAAATAAAGAATACTTTTAAAAAACTAGCTTTTGCTAGTTTTTTACGTTTCACGTGAAACATTTAATAAGTTTCTTACTAATGAATTCAATAATAATTTTGTTTCACGTGAAACAAATAAAATACAAATTAAGTTCCAACAAAGGTGAAAAAAAGCTTTAAATATGGTATTATAAAGTTGCCATCGTAAGGGTAACGTTTGAACCTGGTCAGGACCGGAAGGTAGCAGCCATAAGAATCTGTGCCTTGTACTTTGGCTTTTTTATTGGAGACAAAAATGAATAATGAGTTATTTGAAATCTTAAAAGAGTTGACCGAAAAGTCACTTGAATCAGATGATATTCCTGTAGCAGCTATAATCATTGACAAAGAAAGCAAAGTTATTAGCTCAGGTTATAACACCAGAATTAAAGATAATTCATTGGTTGGTCATGCAGAAATCAATGCAGTTTTGTCTGCGATAAAAAAAATTGAAAATTTTCACCTTGATGATTATAAAATAATAACAACTTTAGAACCTTGCTTAATGTGCATCGGGGCGATTGAACAATCTTATATTAAGGAAATTCAATACATTATTGACAGTCACAAATTTGGTTCTATTACCAGCCGTGGAGTTGTTAGATCAAAAACAAAGCTTAAAATATCAAAAATTAATGATAAGGAAATTGCTAACTTCTTCAAAAAACAATTGCAAGTATTCTTTAAGAAATTGAGAAAGAGAGGTAACAAAGCTGATGTCTGAAATTAAAAAATCCCTTTACAGAATTTATCGACCAAGTAATTTTGAACAAGTAGCTGGTCACGAAAACTTGAAAAAGATTCTAACAAATGAAATCAAAAGTAAAACTTTTCCTCATGCTTTAATGTTTTCAGGACAAAGAGGAACAGGTAAAACTTCGGTTGCCAAAATTTTTGCCAAAACAATTAATTGCCAGAATTTAGAATCGTTTGAACCTTGTAACAATTGTGATAGTTGCATTTTAGCTAACAAAAATTCTCACCCAGATATCTTCGAAATTGATGCCGCCTCAAATAATGGAGTTGATGAAATTAGAAATATAAAAAGCAATGTATCTACTTTACCTACAATTACTCAATTCAAAGTTTATATTATTGATGAAGTTCATATGTTAACTAACTCGGCCTTCAACGCCCTACTGAAAACTTTAGAA
This Spiroplasma endosymbiont of Panorpa germanica DNA region includes the following protein-coding sequences:
- the dnaN gene encoding DNA polymerase III subunit beta; its protein translation is MNFKINKSVLLDELIKVSKIIDYKTLNPVLLGTLIEVGVDEISFITSDGSISIKSVVNKKDSGLDITQAGSILIKGKYLIEILKRSDDKFVEIILVENNIIKINGVNAEFQLNILNKEDYPLLGFREKGNEFTIKGSVLKKAMMQTMISIDEFNKKISLTGLNFNFKKNELFISGTDSYRLSQKKILFEKEVENLDINIPIKTISEFIKIINDKDNVRFIQSDGYVTFIFGNTIFQSTILEGQFPDINAAFPKDFNSIITLGNKEFSKVISRADIPNEESPSTVVNFKLQGDTIWVRSNIHQIGNFEEKFKEFDLKGLDEQNISFNSKYFMDAVKTFDTKVLELKIIDNKKPIVITSPEEPDLVQLVLPMFIN
- the gyrB gene encoding DNA topoisomerase (ATP-hydrolyzing) subunit B — protein: MEQKYSSSSIQVLKGLEAVRKRPGMYIGATNEVGLHHLIWEIIDNSIDETLAGFANTITVVITDNNEIIVKDNGRGIPIDIHPDTKKSALETVFTVLHAGGKFSSDTYKISGGLHGVGASVVNALSLYVEVMVLRDNKIHRQVFSDGGTKISTMEVIGQTDVQGTLVKFKPDPEIFKQTIDFDFKTIQNKLKQMAFLNRGVTINLYDQRSDKEISYNFENGIEDYVTEINSGKNKINDTVFSVNETFNDIVIEFAMQYNDTYSENLYSFCNNIFTSEGGTHEEGLRQAMVKVINNYLNESTKNLKKTKFTWDDIKEGIVCVLSIKHMDPQFEGQTKSKLSNQDAKEAVNQIISEKLKDFLLKNPEDSKKIIEKNMLSQKARIAAMRAREDTRRKSALDNFSLPGKLADCESKDADLCELYLVEGDSAGGSAKTGRNRKYQAILPLRGKVLNVEKVKEGRAFENTEIQSIVTAIGTGIKDNLDLEKIRYKKIIIMTDADVDGAHIRTLLLTFFYRYMNKIVKNGNIYVAQPPLYKIEAGKKSAYAYNDQELEVLKAEQFKDTKYTIQRYKGLGEMDPIQLWETTMDPERRTILQIKATDSFLDNEVFSSLMGENIESRRKFITDNAQFVENLDF
- the gyrA gene encoding DNA gyrase subunit A, yielding MSEKNLDGKVIGMDIKTEMQKDFLEYAMSVIVSRALPDLKDGLKPVHRRIIYAMNDLGITHDKPHKKSARIVGEVIGKYHPHGDSSVYEAMVRMAQDFSYRYPLVDGHGNFGSIDGDGAAAMRYTEARLSKVSSLVIKDIEMDTIPFIDNYDASEIEPAYLPGYLPNLLANGATGIAVGMATNIPPHNLRELIGAVIAYINDNEITIDGLLEYIKGPDFPTGALMTNGKSMVDGYKTGRGSLTIRSKITIDEDNKNKRLIITEIPYQTNKARVIERIAELAKNKIIQGISDLRDESNYEGIRVVIELKRDANAEMVINKLYKMTNLQINFSINMVALNNGVPLLMDLKKIISNYVKYQIQIILRRTIFEKNKLQKKLHILTALGIALDNIDKIIEIIRNSKTNEIAKEKMTQAFGFDEEQNKAILEMRLQRLVGLEREKINNEIIEIKNRISVLEKIIASKEEQNLVLVNQLNEIAQKYGDDRRTEIIDEISTEIDNEELIVDTQMIITLSQEGYIRRIEPNDFKIQKRGGRGIIVNDRESDPITVATMGKTKDNLMFFTDTGKVYKIKAYNVAQFSRTARGLPIINYINITTDEKVTSILAFRDKKKKHNFLTFVTKNGIVKKTPIEEFDLINQSGKIAIKLKEGDELISVIPSNGENDLIIGTHRGKVTRISEENVNTLSRNSLGVKGISLDKDDYVIGSCSNFGSDLISTISEKGSAKKTKVEEYKILGRNSKGVKAMNLGEKTGGLRSIISIRESDTIVMISSKGNMIKIPVTELPLLSRNTQGVKGFRLNENEIITAVTLEWNKNN
- the serS gene encoding serine--tRNA ligase translates to MLDINKIEAETEYYIKQLNKRNADFSKPLKEVVKKNVLRKELLKKVEEHKAEKNRLSKIIPSLMKDNKLKEVENCKSEVSKINIQIDKLDKEISELENQINTSMLNIPNIPHDKIFDGKDEEENIEVKKNNLMPIKKHDVSHWDIATKFNIADFDLGPKISGSRFVVYKNTGAKMVRAITDVLLSHHSKNGYQEFYLPLLVNEINMIGTGQLPKFAEDAYKVGDQYLIPTAEVPLTNIHRDEIINADLLPLKYTAYTQCFRQEAGSAGRDTKGLIRLHQFNKVELVKIVHPNESMNELEKLLKDAEDILNLFKLPYRVVELCSGDIGFSATKTYDLEVWFPSQNKYREISSCSNCSDFQARRMKTRFKGEKGNEFVHTLNGSGLAIDRLIAAILENYFEDDKLRIPDVLKPYFENKEYF
- a CDS encoding nucleoside deaminase, translating into MNNELFEILKELTEKSLESDDIPVAAIIIDKESKVISSGYNTRIKDNSLVGHAEINAVLSAIKKIENFHLDDYKIITTLEPCLMCIGAIEQSYIKEIQYIIDSHKFGSITSRGVVRSKTKLKISKINDKEIANFFKKQLQVFFKKLRKRGNKADVWN